Proteins co-encoded in one Lates calcarifer isolate ASB-BC8 unplaced genomic scaffold, TLL_Latcal_v3 _unitig_6_quiver_1631, whole genome shotgun sequence genomic window:
- the LOC108879674 gene encoding uncharacterized protein LOC108879674, producing the protein MKRQNTRCGVPIHLQDHNYFKIRRTSAHHRPSRNCCRDIEVRNSTPQPQHSASTSRLPQKRKRSSKPCPSAPPTEASGKLDPVPRPVSPISPADLPAVSTLPPRPQPSTADNQLTSTAVCPDSPLRIHNRSVEDYQKIYCDVVEDMLRYVCVKNFCHSFNQIIFTFIKLLKNLSCSVSLLFNFCFFHPSQIQEWPASSVQSGAWTSDQAEALGEPEPPYDFDVSQRRRTGACGCVIWGWSLSSPL; encoded by the exons TGTGGCGTGCCCATCCACCTTCAAGACCACAACTATTTCAAGATCAGAAGAACCTCTGCACACCACAGACCCAGCCGCAACTGCTGCAGGGACATCGAG GTGCGGAATTCCACCCCGCAGCCCCAGCACTCTGCTAGCACCTCGAGACTTCCACAGAAGAGGAAGCGGAGCTCCAAGCCCTGTCCTTCGGCACCTCCTACTGAAGCCTCAGGGAAGTTGGATCCCGTCCCCAGGCCTGTGTCTCCCATCTCACCTGCTGACCTTCCAGCGGTCTCCACTCTGCCACCCAGGCCTCAGCCCTCCACTGCTGATAACCAGCTTACCTCCACTGCTGTGTGCCCTGACAGTCCTCTGAGAATACACAACCGCTCAGTAGAGGACTATCAAAAGATCTATTGTGACGTGGTTGAAGATATGCTCAggtatgtttgtgttaaaaatttttgtcactctttcaatcagatcattttcacattcatcaaATTACTCAAAAATCTCAGTTGTTCAGTATCCTTATTATTCAATTTCTGTTTCTTCCACCCCTCACAGATACAAGAGTGGCCGGCCTCGTCCGTACAGTCTGGAGCTTGGACGTCGGATCAAGCAGAAGCTCTGGGAGAGCCTGAACCACCCTACGATTTCGACGTCAGCCAACGAAGACGGACAGGTGCATGTGGATGTGTCATATGGGGCTGGAGTCTATCCTCCCCTTTatga